The Candidatus Mycolicibacterium alkanivorans genome contains a region encoding:
- the mftG gene encoding mycofactocin dehydrogenase MftG — protein sequence MSHSDVLIVGAGSAGSVLAERLSADPACRVTVVEAGPGPADPGVRTLTADGLQLPIGIASPLVRRYRTLLTGDAVQSTDIVRGTTVGGSGAVNGGYFCRALPADFDGPGLPGWSWSEVTGHYRAIETDLDFPHQHDGGPIRIRRTSEFAGSTAAFVDAARAAGFRWLPDLNAEPVGDNAPPGVGAVPLNIVDGIRSGPGAAFLEPAMNRPNLTVLTATRVARVRMSGTRAVGVEVSGPTGSGELTADRIVLSAGAVESAHLLMLSGIGPAPELRASGIEPVVDLPVGQRTWDHPEWVIPTTWTVASGRPVLEALLVDGTIEIRPYTGGFISMVRDGTAGRPDWAHLGVALMQPRGHGRVSVVSADPTVPPRIEHRYDSEPEDVAALRRGCDLAAEIVGATTQLGEPSWSTSQHLCATAPMGADRDEHAVVDPRCRVRGVERLWVVDGSILPRITSRGPHATIAMIGHRAAEFVV from the coding sequence ATCTCCCACAGTGACGTTCTGATCGTCGGCGCGGGCAGCGCCGGATCCGTGCTGGCCGAACGGCTCTCGGCCGACCCTGCCTGCCGCGTGACGGTGGTGGAGGCGGGTCCGGGCCCGGCCGATCCCGGAGTGCGGACCCTGACCGCCGATGGCCTGCAACTGCCGATCGGGATCGCCAGCCCGCTGGTGCGCCGCTACCGCACCTTGCTGACCGGCGATGCCGTCCAGTCGACCGACATCGTTCGCGGCACCACCGTGGGCGGCTCCGGTGCGGTAAACGGGGGATACTTCTGCCGCGCGCTGCCCGCCGACTTCGACGGGCCCGGTCTGCCGGGCTGGTCGTGGTCGGAGGTCACCGGGCACTACCGCGCGATCGAGACCGATCTGGACTTTCCGCACCAGCACGATGGCGGTCCCATCCGGATTAGACGCACCAGCGAGTTCGCGGGCAGCACAGCCGCATTCGTCGACGCCGCCCGCGCGGCCGGATTCCGCTGGCTGCCCGACCTCAACGCTGAGCCGGTCGGGGACAACGCGCCACCAGGTGTGGGTGCGGTGCCGCTGAACATCGTCGACGGGATACGCAGCGGACCCGGGGCGGCCTTCCTGGAGCCCGCCATGAACCGCCCGAACCTCACGGTGCTCACCGCGACGAGGGTCGCCCGGGTTCGGATGAGCGGCACCCGGGCCGTCGGCGTCGAGGTCAGCGGACCCACCGGATCGGGCGAGTTGACGGCCGATCGGATCGTGCTCAGCGCCGGGGCCGTCGAATCGGCACACCTGCTGATGCTCTCCGGCATCGGGCCGGCGCCGGAGCTGCGCGCGTCGGGAATCGAGCCTGTCGTCGATCTGCCGGTGGGGCAACGCACCTGGGACCACCCCGAGTGGGTGATTCCGACCACCTGGACGGTTGCCTCCGGGCGGCCGGTGTTGGAGGCGCTGTTGGTGGACGGCACCATCGAGATCCGGCCTTACACAGGGGGATTCATCTCCATGGTGAGAGACGGAACGGCCGGCCGGCCGGATTGGGCGCACCTCGGCGTCGCGCTCATGCAGCCTCGGGGGCACGGCCGGGTATCGGTGGTGTCCGCCGACCCGACAGTGCCGCCGCGGATCGAACACCGCTACGACAGCGAGCCCGAGGATGTGGCCGCCCTGCGGCGGGGTTGCGATTTGGCGGCTGAGATCGTCGGGGCGACAACACAACTGGGTGAGCCGTCGTGGTCGACATCCCAGCACCTGTGCGCTACCGCCCCGATGGGTGCCGACCGCGACGAGCACGCGGTGGTCGATCCGCGGTGCCGGGTTCGTGGCGTCGAGCGGCTGTGGGTGGTGGACGGCTCGATCCTGCCGCGCATCACCAGCCGCGGTCCGCACGCGACCATCGCGATGATCGGG
- the mftE gene encoding mycofactocin biosynthesis peptidyl-dipeptidase MftE, with protein sequence MNSAYHRRVAWRGLGDSTSGQLRDTLPTILVPLGSTEQHGPHLPLDTDTRIAGAVAAAAAGELQRGGEYLVAPPIAYGASGEHEGFPGTVSIGTEALRTLLVEYGRSACHWARRLVFVNGHGGNLEALRAAVSLLRVEGRDAAWCPCVAEDADAHAGHTETSVLLHLSPDDVRTEAWCSGNREPLANLLLQMRHGGVAAVSAVGVLGDPTTATAADGARIFGRMVDACHRRIDRWSPDRDGMLR encoded by the coding sequence ATGAATTCGGCCTACCATCGGCGGGTGGCTTGGCGCGGGTTGGGCGACTCGACATCGGGACAGCTCCGCGACACCTTGCCGACGATCCTGGTTCCGCTGGGTTCCACCGAGCAGCACGGGCCGCACCTGCCGCTGGACACCGACACCCGCATCGCCGGGGCGGTCGCCGCGGCAGCGGCCGGTGAACTGCAACGCGGGGGCGAGTATCTGGTGGCACCCCCCATCGCCTACGGCGCCTCCGGTGAGCACGAGGGCTTCCCAGGAACGGTCTCGATCGGGACCGAGGCGCTGAGGACCCTGCTGGTCGAGTACGGTCGCTCGGCGTGTCACTGGGCCCGCCGTCTCGTCTTCGTCAACGGCCACGGCGGCAACCTCGAGGCTCTGCGTGCTGCGGTGAGCCTGTTGCGTGTGGAAGGACGTGACGCCGCCTGGTGCCCCTGTGTGGCCGAGGACGCCGATGCCCACGCCGGCCACACCGAAACCTCGGTATTGCTACATCTTTCACCGGATGACGTCCGCACCGAGGCCTGGTGCAGCGGGAACCGCGAGCCACTGGCTAACCTGTTGCTCCAGATGCGGCACGGGGGAGTGGCCGCAGTGAGTGCGGTGGGTGTGCTGGGTGACCCGACGACGGCGACCGCGGCCGACGGCGCGCGAATCTTCGGCCGGATGGTCGACGCGTGTCACCGGCGCATCGATCGGTGGAGCCCGGACCGCGACGGGATGCTGAGATGA
- the mftD gene encoding pre-mycofactocin synthase MftD (MftD, an enzyme found in the mycofactocin biosynthesis locus, performs an oxidative deamination of 3-amino-5-[(p-hydroxyphenyl)methyl]-4,4-dimethyl-2-pyrrolidinone (AHDP). The resulting compound, now called pre-mycofactocin (PMFT), is a biologically active redox cofactor that can oxidize the non-exchangeable NADH of TIGR03971 family SDR-type oxidoreductases.) gives MARDTWFETVSIAQQRAKKRLPKSAYSALLAGSEKGLTVSDNVEAFGELGFAPHVVGACEKRDLATTVMGQEVAMPVLISPTGVQAIHPDGEVAVARAAAARGTAMGLSSFASKPIEEVIAANPKTFFQIYWLGGRDAIAARAERARAAGAVGLIVTTDWSFSHGRDWGSPKIPEKMDLRTIVEMMPEGLTRPSWLLEWAKTLRPPALRAPNQGAKGEPGPAFFNVYGEWMGTPPPTWEDIAWLRELWGGPFMLKGVMRIDDAKRAVDAGVSAISVSNHGGNNLDSTPASIRALPAVAEAVGDQVEVLLDGGIRRGSDVAKALALGARAVMIGRAYLWGLGAAGQAGVENVLDILYGGLDSALRGLGKASVHDLTPEDVIMPPNFVRALGVPPAGA, from the coding sequence ATGGCACGTGACACCTGGTTCGAAACAGTCTCAATCGCACAGCAGCGCGCCAAGAAGCGCCTGCCCAAGTCCGCATATTCTGCGCTGCTGGCGGGCAGCGAGAAGGGGCTGACCGTCTCCGACAACGTCGAGGCGTTCGGCGAGTTGGGCTTCGCCCCGCACGTCGTCGGTGCCTGCGAGAAACGTGACCTCGCGACAACCGTGATGGGCCAAGAGGTTGCGATGCCCGTGCTGATCTCGCCGACCGGCGTGCAGGCCATCCACCCGGACGGCGAGGTGGCCGTGGCCCGCGCCGCCGCCGCCCGCGGCACCGCGATGGGGCTGTCCTCGTTCGCCAGCAAGCCGATCGAGGAAGTGATCGCCGCCAACCCGAAGACCTTCTTCCAGATCTACTGGCTGGGTGGCCGCGACGCCATCGCGGCGCGGGCCGAACGGGCCCGGGCGGCCGGCGCGGTCGGGTTGATCGTCACCACCGACTGGAGCTTCTCGCACGGCCGCGACTGGGGCAGTCCGAAGATCCCCGAGAAGATGGACCTGCGCACCATCGTGGAGATGATGCCGGAGGGCTTGACGCGGCCCAGCTGGCTCCTGGAGTGGGCCAAGACCCTGCGCCCGCCGGCGCTCCGAGCGCCCAACCAGGGCGCCAAGGGCGAGCCCGGCCCGGCGTTCTTCAACGTCTACGGCGAGTGGATGGGCACGCCGCCCCCCACCTGGGAGGACATCGCCTGGCTGCGGGAGCTGTGGGGCGGACCGTTCATGCTCAAGGGCGTGATGCGCATCGACGACGCCAAACGTGCTGTGGATGCCGGTGTTTCAGCGATCTCGGTGTCCAATCACGGCGGCAACAACCTGGACAGCACCCCGGCCTCGATTCGCGCATTGCCCGCGGTGGCCGAGGCGGTCGGCGACCAGGTCGAGGTGCTGCTCGACGGCGGTATCCGGCGCGGCAGCGACGTGGCCAAGGCGCTGGCCCTCGGGGCGCGTGCGGTGATGATCGGGCGGGCCTACCTGTGGGGCCTGGGAGCGGCGGGCCAGGCCGGTGTGGAGAACGTGCTCGACATCCTCTACGGCGGGCTGGACTCGGCGCTGCGCGGACTGGGCAAGGCCTCGGTCCACGACTTGACTCCAGAGGACGTCATCATGCCGCCGAACTTCGTGCGGGCGCTGGGCGTGCCGCCCGCCGGGGCCTGA
- the mftC gene encoding mycofactocin radical SAM maturase (MftC is a radical SAM/SPASM enzyme that catalyzes the first two steps in biosynthesis of the electron carrier mycofactocin from the terminal Val-Tyr dipeptide of the precursor peptide MftA.) has product MTSVAPVPRLIEQFERGLDAPICLTWELTYACNLACVHCLSSSGKRDPRELSTDQCKAIIDELERMQVFYVNIGGGEPTVRPDFWELVDYATEHHVGVKFSTNGVRITPEVAARLAASDYIDVQISLDGATAEVNDAVRGEGSFAMAVRALENLAAAGFSDAKISVVVTRHNVDQLDDFKALADRYGATLRITRLRPSGRGADVWDELHPTAEQQVQLYNWLVANGERVLTGDSFFHLAGLGAPGALAGLNLCGAGRVVCLIDPVGDVYACPFAIHDRFLAGNIASDNGFDNVWKNAPLFRELREPQSAGACGSCGHYDSCRGGCMAAKFFTGLPLDGPDPECVEGYGAPALATDRDKPRPSADHSRGKPIMLTLSARPPAKPCNESPI; this is encoded by the coding sequence ATGACTTCGGTGGCACCGGTACCCCGGTTGATCGAGCAGTTCGAACGTGGCCTGGACGCCCCGATCTGCCTGACCTGGGAGCTGACCTACGCCTGCAACCTGGCCTGCGTGCACTGCCTGTCCTCGTCGGGCAAGCGTGACCCGCGCGAGCTGTCGACCGACCAGTGCAAGGCCATCATCGACGAACTCGAGCGCATGCAGGTGTTCTACGTGAACATCGGCGGCGGGGAACCAACTGTGCGACCGGACTTCTGGGAGCTGGTGGACTACGCCACCGAACACCACGTCGGGGTCAAGTTCTCCACCAACGGCGTCCGCATCACCCCCGAGGTGGCGGCCCGGCTGGCCGCGAGTGACTACATCGACGTGCAGATCTCCCTCGACGGCGCCACGGCGGAGGTCAACGACGCCGTCCGCGGCGAGGGCTCGTTCGCCATGGCGGTGCGGGCGTTGGAGAACCTCGCGGCCGCCGGCTTCTCCGACGCCAAGATCTCCGTGGTGGTCACCCGCCACAACGTCGACCAGCTCGACGACTTCAAGGCACTGGCCGACCGCTACGGCGCCACGCTGCGCATCACCCGGCTGCGTCCCTCCGGCCGCGGCGCCGACGTCTGGGACGAACTTCATCCCACCGCCGAGCAGCAGGTGCAGCTGTACAACTGGCTGGTGGCCAACGGCGAGCGGGTGCTCACCGGCGACTCGTTCTTCCACCTCGCCGGCCTCGGCGCGCCCGGTGCGCTGGCCGGTCTGAACCTGTGCGGTGCCGGACGGGTGGTGTGCCTGATCGACCCGGTCGGTGACGTCTATGCCTGCCCGTTCGCCATCCACGACCGGTTCCTGGCCGGAAACATCGCATCGGACAATGGTTTTGACAACGTCTGGAAGAACGCCCCGCTGTTCCGTGAGTTGCGCGAGCCGCAGTCGGCCGGAGCGTGCGGCAGCTGCGGGCACTACGACAGCTGCCGCGGCGGCTGCATGGCGGCGAAGTTCTTCACCGGCCTTCCACTCGACGGCCCTGACCCGGAGTGCGTAGAAGGCTACGGAGCACCGGCGCTGGCCACCGATCGCGACAAGCCGCGTCCGAGTGCCGACCACTCGCGCGGCAAGCCCATCATGCTCACCCTTTCGGCGCGGCCTCCGGCCAAGCCCTGCAACGAAAGTCCGATTTAG
- the mftB gene encoding mycofactocin biosynthesis chaperone MftB (MftB, a small protein, is a peptide chaperone that assists the radical SAM enzyme MftC in performing two modifications to the C-terminal Val-Tyr dipeptide of the mycofactocin precursor peptide, MftA. MftB's role is analogous to the role of PqqD in the biosynthesis of PQQ, a cofactor that derives entirely from a Tyr and a Glu in the precursor PqqA.): MPAHAVGDPAVAGSQFDPARSWRLHPQVAVRPEPFGALLYHFGTRKLSFLKNRTVLAVVESLSDHPDVRSALRAAGVEAHAEPPYLQALGVLVASNMLIDKDSQ, from the coding sequence GTGCCCGCCCACGCTGTGGGCGATCCGGCTGTGGCCGGGTCGCAGTTCGACCCGGCCCGCAGCTGGCGTCTGCACCCACAGGTAGCGGTGCGCCCGGAGCCGTTCGGCGCGCTGCTCTACCACTTCGGCACCCGCAAGCTGTCGTTCCTGAAGAACCGGACCGTCCTGGCCGTCGTCGAGTCGCTGTCCGATCACCCGGACGTGCGTTCGGCGCTGCGGGCCGCCGGTGTCGAGGCCCACGCCGAGCCGCCCTATCTGCAAGCGTTAGGCGTGCTGGTGGCCTCGAACATGTTGATTGACAAGGATTCCCAATGA
- the mftA gene encoding mycofactocin precursor MftA (Mycofactocin is a small molecule electron carrier derived from the final two amino acids, Val-Tyr, of MftA, the mycofactocin precursor. It plays a role in redox homeostasis and the metabolism of alcohols and aldehydes in Actinobacteria, including Mycobacterium tuberculosis.) has product MESSQNTEVETELVTETLVEEVSIDGMCGVY; this is encoded by the coding sequence ATGGAGTCGAGCCAGAACACCGAGGTGGAGACCGAGCTGGTGACCGAGACGCTCGTCGAAGAGGTCTCGATCGACGGGATGTGCGGGGTCTACTGA
- the mftR gene encoding mycofactocin system transcriptional regulator (MftR, the mycofactocin system transcriptional regulator, is an uncharacterized TetR family DNA-binding transcription factor. Its role is inferred by context. It occurs as part of the biosynthesis locus for mycofactocin, a partially characterized electron carrier derived from the terminal Val-Tyr dipeptide of the precursor peptide MftA, through a radical SAM enzyme-mediated process.), with product MAGESRARAGRRRSTTQDHITEVALDLFATRGFGEVSVDDVAQASGIARRTLFRYYPSKNAITWGDFDSHLQNFRDLLDQVDPSVPISAALRSALLAFNTFDPSEAERHRQRMRVILQTAELQAHSMTMYAGWRGVVAGFVAGRIRAKPADLVPRSVAWLMLGVALSAYEYWLGDESVALPEALGEAFDAVAHGLDRLDAR from the coding sequence ATGGCGGGTGAGTCGAGGGCCCGGGCCGGTCGTCGGCGCTCCACCACCCAGGACCACATCACCGAAGTCGCACTCGACCTCTTCGCCACCCGTGGCTTCGGCGAAGTCAGCGTCGACGACGTCGCGCAGGCATCCGGCATCGCGCGGCGCACGCTGTTCCGCTACTACCCGTCGAAGAACGCCATCACCTGGGGCGACTTCGACTCGCACCTGCAGAACTTCCGCGACCTGCTCGATCAGGTGGATCCCAGCGTTCCCATCAGCGCGGCACTGCGCTCAGCACTGCTGGCGTTCAACACCTTTGACCCCTCCGAGGCCGAGCGGCACCGCCAGCGGATGCGGGTGATCCTGCAGACCGCCGAGCTGCAGGCGCACTCGATGACCATGTACGCGGGCTGGCGCGGCGTGGTCGCCGGCTTCGTGGCCGGACGCATCCGCGCCAAGCCGGCCGACCTGGTACCCCGGTCGGTGGCCTGGCTCATGCTCGGTGTGGCGCTGTCGGCCTACGAGTACTGGCTCGGTGACGAGTCGGTGGCGCTGCCGGAGGCCCTCGGTGAAGCTTTCGACGCCGTCGCCCACGGCCTCGACCGCTTGGACGCTCGCTGA
- a CDS encoding Lrp/AsnC family transcriptional regulator: MDRLDDTDERILAELAEHARATFAEIGARVNLSAPAVKRRVDRMLDNGVIRGFTTVIDRSALGWNTEAYVQVYCHGTIAPDQLRAAWIDIPEVISAATVTGTADAILHVLARDMRHLEAALERIRSVADIERSESIVVLSNLIDRSPS, translated from the coding sequence GTGGACCGTCTGGACGACACCGACGAGCGCATTCTGGCCGAGCTGGCCGAGCATGCCCGCGCCACGTTCGCCGAGATCGGCGCCCGGGTGAACCTGTCGGCCCCGGCGGTCAAGCGCCGGGTGGACCGGATGCTCGACAACGGCGTCATCCGCGGCTTCACCACCGTCATCGACCGCAGCGCCCTGGGCTGGAACACCGAGGCCTACGTCCAGGTTTACTGCCACGGCACCATTGCGCCGGATCAGTTGCGGGCGGCCTGGATCGACATCCCGGAGGTGATCAGTGCCGCCACCGTCACCGGAACCGCCGATGCGATCCTGCACGTGCTGGCGCGCGACATGCGCCACCTGGAGGCCGCCCTGGAGCGCATCCGATCGGTCGCCGACATCGAACGAAGCGAGAGCATCGTCGTGCTGTCCAACCTGATCGACCGCTCGCCCTCCTGA
- the ddaH gene encoding dimethylargininase yields the protein MTISPDVAAVSTSRSQRARHYVMTRPTFFTVAYAINPWMDTTTPVDVERAVAQWETLRATYSTLGHTVDLVDPVPGLPDMVYAANAGLIINGTAIVARFKHAERDGESVAYATWMDRRGHAPVSTFHVNEGQGDLLVVGSMILAGTGFRTDPRAHAEVAALTGMPVISLELVDPRFYHLDTALAVLDDTTIAYYPPAFTDRARAQLQQLFPDAIEVSSTDAYVLGLNAVSDGKHVVHPAQATGFAEQLYHAGFHPIGVDLSELLKGGGSVKCCTLEVFS from the coding sequence ATGACGATATCCCCCGATGTCGCTGCCGTCTCGACGTCGCGCAGCCAGCGTGCGCGCCACTACGTGATGACCCGTCCGACGTTCTTCACCGTGGCGTACGCCATCAATCCGTGGATGGACACCACCACCCCGGTGGACGTCGAGCGCGCGGTCGCCCAGTGGGAGACCCTGCGCGCTACCTACAGCACCCTCGGACACACCGTCGATCTGGTCGACCCGGTTCCCGGCCTGCCGGACATGGTCTATGCCGCCAACGCCGGCCTCATCATCAACGGGACCGCCATCGTCGCGCGATTCAAGCATGCCGAACGCGACGGGGAGTCCGTCGCCTACGCCACCTGGATGGACCGCCGCGGCCATGCGCCCGTCAGCACCTTCCATGTCAACGAAGGGCAGGGCGATCTTCTGGTCGTCGGTTCGATGATTTTGGCGGGCACCGGATTTCGCACCGACCCGCGGGCGCACGCCGAAGTGGCTGCACTCACCGGGATGCCGGTGATCTCGCTGGAACTCGTCGACCCCCGCTTCTACCACCTCGACACCGCGCTCGCCGTCCTCGACGACACCACCATCGCCTACTACCCGCCGGCATTCACCGATCGCGCCCGGGCCCAGCTGCAGCAGCTGTTCCCCGACGCGATCGAGGTGTCGAGCACCGACGCCTACGTGCTGGGGCTCAACGCGGTGTCCGACGGCAAGCACGTGGTGCACCCGGCGCAGGCCACCGGCTTCGCCGAACAGCTCTACCACGCCGGTTTCCATCCGATCGGTGTCGATCTGTCCGAGCTGCTCAAGGGTGGCGGCTCGGTGAAATGCTGCACACTGGAGGTGTTTTCATGA
- the rocD gene encoding ornithine--oxo-acid transaminase, with protein sequence MTMADTARSALPPATAAAIALDDTYAARNYSPLPIVATSARGAWITDIEGRRYLDCLAAYSAVNFGHHNDEIIATAHRQLDAVTLISRAFHSDRLGPFCAALARLCGKDMVLPMNSGAEAVESGLKVARKWGADVKGVPEGMANIIVADNNFHGRTISIVSFSSDKTARGGFGPFTPGFSSVPFGDADAVAAAIDDHTVAVLVEPIQGEAGIIVPPDDYLPRLRQLCTQNNVLLIADEIQSGLARTGHTFACDHWGVVPDIYLLGKALGGGVVPLSAVVADRDVLGVLNPGEHGSTFGGNPLATAIGTTVVEILERGEFQSRSAELGVHLHARLRALIGHGVIAVRGMGLWAGVDIDARLGSGKQISLALAARGVLVKDTHGSTLRFAPPLVITAEEIDWAVDQFAGVLAEAGS encoded by the coding sequence ATGACCATGGCCGACACAGCGCGAAGCGCGCTACCACCCGCGACGGCGGCCGCGATCGCCCTCGACGACACCTATGCGGCGCGCAACTACTCACCGCTGCCGATCGTCGCCACCAGCGCGCGCGGCGCGTGGATCACCGATATCGAGGGTCGCCGCTACCTGGACTGCCTGGCCGCCTATTCGGCGGTCAACTTCGGCCACCACAACGACGAGATCATCGCCACCGCTCACCGTCAGCTCGACGCGGTGACCCTGATCAGCCGGGCGTTCCACTCCGATCGGCTCGGGCCGTTCTGCGCCGCGCTGGCCCGGTTGTGCGGCAAGGACATGGTGCTGCCGATGAACAGCGGCGCCGAGGCGGTCGAAAGCGGTCTGAAGGTGGCCCGCAAGTGGGGCGCCGACGTCAAGGGCGTTCCGGAGGGCATGGCCAACATCATCGTGGCGGACAACAACTTCCACGGCCGCACGATCAGCATCGTGAGCTTCTCCTCCGACAAGACCGCGCGCGGCGGATTCGGCCCCTTCACACCAGGATTCAGTTCGGTGCCCTTCGGGGACGCCGACGCTGTCGCCGCCGCCATCGACGACCACACGGTCGCGGTACTCGTCGAGCCCATCCAGGGCGAGGCCGGCATCATCGTGCCACCCGACGACTACCTGCCTCGGCTGCGCCAGCTGTGCACCCAGAACAACGTGCTGCTGATCGCCGACGAGATCCAATCCGGGCTGGCCCGCACCGGGCATACCTTCGCCTGCGACCACTGGGGCGTGGTGCCCGACATCTACCTGCTCGGCAAGGCCCTGGGCGGCGGCGTGGTGCCGCTATCGGCGGTGGTGGCCGACCGTGATGTGCTCGGTGTGCTCAACCCCGGCGAGCACGGCTCGACGTTCGGCGGCAACCCGCTGGCCACCGCCATCGGCACCACGGTGGTCGAGATCCTCGAGCGTGGCGAATTCCAGTCCCGCTCAGCAGAACTCGGCGTTCACCTGCATGCGCGGCTGCGCGCCCTGATCGGCCACGGCGTCATCGCCGTGCGCGGCATGGGACTGTGGGCCGGGGTGGACATCGACGCCCGGCTGGGCAGCGGTAAGCAAATAAGCCTGGCGCTGGCCGCACGCGGTGTCCTGGTCAAGGACACCCACGGTTCGACACTGCGATTCGCCCCGCCGCTGGTCATCACCGCCGAAGAGATCGACTGGGCTGTTGATCAGTTCGCGGGGGTCCTGGCCGAGGCCGGCTCATAG
- the tuf gene encoding elongation factor Tu, whose product MAKAKFERTKPHVNIGTIGHVDHGKTTLTAAITKVLHDKFPELNESRAFDQIDNAPEERQRGITINISHVEYQTEKRHYAHVDAPGHADYIKNMITGAAQMDGAILVVAATDGPMPQTREHVLLARQVGVPYILVALNKSDMVDDEELLELVEMEVRELLAAQEFDEDAPVIRVSALKALEGDPKWVKSVEDLMDAVDESIPDPVRDTEKPFLMPVEDVFTITGRGTVVTGRVERGVINVNEEVEIVGIRPGITKTTVTGVEMFRKLLDQGQAGDNVGLLVRGVKREDVERGQVIVKPGTTTPHTEFEGSVYILSKDEGGRHTPFFNNYRPQFYFRTTDVTGVVTLPEGTEMVMPGDNTDISVKLIQPVAMDEGLRFAIREGGRTVGAGRVTKIVK is encoded by the coding sequence GTGGCGAAGGCGAAGTTCGAGCGGACGAAGCCGCACGTCAACATCGGGACCATCGGTCACGTTGACCACGGCAAGACCACGCTGACCGCAGCGATCACCAAGGTTCTGCACGACAAGTTCCCCGAGTTGAACGAGTCGCGTGCATTCGACCAGATCGACAACGCGCCCGAGGAGCGTCAGCGCGGTATCACCATCAACATCTCCCACGTGGAGTACCAGACCGAGAAGCGTCACTACGCGCACGTCGACGCCCCTGGTCACGCCGACTACATCAAGAACATGATCACCGGTGCCGCCCAGATGGACGGCGCGATCCTGGTGGTCGCCGCCACCGATGGCCCGATGCCGCAGACCCGTGAGCATGTGCTGCTGGCCCGTCAGGTTGGTGTGCCCTACATCCTGGTGGCGCTGAACAAGTCCGACATGGTCGACGACGAGGAACTCCTGGAGCTCGTCGAGATGGAGGTCCGCGAACTGCTGGCCGCCCAGGAGTTCGACGAGGACGCCCCGGTGATCCGGGTGTCGGCGCTGAAGGCCCTCGAGGGTGATCCGAAGTGGGTCAAGAGTGTCGAGGACCTGATGGACGCTGTCGACGAGTCGATCCCGGACCCGGTCCGCGATACCGAGAAGCCGTTCCTCATGCCCGTCGAGGACGTCTTCACCATCACCGGCCGCGGCACCGTGGTGACCGGTCGCGTCGAGCGTGGCGTGATCAACGTCAACGAAGAGGTCGAGATCGTCGGCATCCGCCCGGGCATCACCAAGACCACGGTCACCGGTGTGGAGATGTTCCGCAAGCTGCTCGACCAGGGTCAGGCCGGCGACAACGTCGGTCTGCTGGTGCGCGGTGTCAAGCGTGAGGACGTCGAGCGCGGCCAGGTCATCGTGAAGCCCGGCACCACCACCCCGCACACCGAGTTCGAGGGCAGCGTCTACATCCTGTCCAAGGACGAGGGCGGTCGGCACACGCCGTTCTTCAACAACTACCGCCCGCAGTTCTACTTCCGCACCACCGACGTGACCGGCGTTGTCACGCTTCCGGAGGGTACGGAGATGGTCATGCCCGGCGACAACACCGACATCTCGGTGAAGCTGATCCAGCCCGTCGCCATGGACGAGGGTCTGCGCTTCGCGATCCGCGAGGGCGGCCGCACCGTCGGCGCCGGCCGGGTTACCAAGATCGTCAAGTGA